The following proteins are encoded in a genomic region of Sneathiella marina:
- a CDS encoding metal-dependent hydrolase codes for MDSVTQFVLGASISGALLGPRIGAKSLLIGGLVATLPDLDSFIPLGNAIDDMTHHRGFSHSILVQTAFTPVIAFIIGKIAPSTWIHKKMLFFTVWLTLITHSLLDSLTTYGTQILWPLNAGPPIAHPSIFIIDPVYTLLLLAGVLTMFFARKTSGGGFRVNQILLAASSAYLAIGFAGNAVVASRAAADPVFQNMRIHVQPTPFNILLWQVSGISDDRFSTGLVSLIGNCGVENVISTSRQKSATRMLNVPASVKRLEWFTDGFYTYAEQDGKLSITDLRIGLYPSFPFSFEFAQEKNGLMVAKPPEKIALSYQDRASDIFGLMGDKLTGCSTVIEKDTADGN; via the coding sequence ATGGATTCAGTTACGCAGTTCGTTCTTGGCGCAAGTATTTCTGGCGCCCTTTTGGGCCCGCGAATTGGCGCAAAATCGCTCCTTATTGGCGGGCTTGTCGCCACATTACCTGATCTCGACAGCTTTATTCCTTTAGGGAATGCCATTGATGATATGACACATCATCGAGGGTTTAGCCATTCCATTCTAGTCCAGACAGCTTTTACACCGGTCATTGCTTTTATCATCGGCAAAATTGCTCCCTCGACATGGATACACAAGAAGATGCTCTTCTTCACAGTGTGGCTGACATTGATAACTCATAGTTTACTCGATTCACTGACAACCTATGGCACGCAAATTTTATGGCCCTTGAATGCCGGACCTCCCATTGCACATCCGTCGATTTTTATCATTGATCCGGTTTACACTCTTCTATTGCTCGCTGGTGTTCTAACGATGTTTTTCGCTCGAAAAACCAGCGGTGGCGGATTTAGAGTAAACCAAATTTTGCTGGCCGCTAGCAGCGCTTATCTGGCGATTGGCTTTGCTGGTAACGCGGTTGTGGCATCACGGGCTGCAGCCGATCCTGTATTCCAGAATATGCGCATTCATGTTCAACCCACACCCTTTAATATTTTACTCTGGCAGGTGTCAGGAATTTCCGATGATAGGTTTTCCACAGGTCTTGTAAGTTTAATCGGTAATTGTGGCGTTGAAAATGTCATCTCAACGTCTCGTCAAAAATCTGCAACTCGAATGTTAAATGTCCCAGCTTCCGTCAAAAGGTTAGAGTGGTTTACAGATGGATTTTACACTTATGCGGAACAAGACGGAAAACTGAGTATCACTGACCTCAGGATTGGCCTCTATCCAAGCTTTCCGTTTTCATTCGAATTTGCGCAGGAGAAAAACGGACTAATGGTTGCAAAGCCGCCGGAAAAGATAGCTTTATCATATCAAGATAGAGCGTCAGACATTTTCGGACTGATGGGAGACAAACTGACAGGTTGCTCAACCGTTATCGAAAAGGATACTGCAGATGGAAATTGA
- a CDS encoding glycerophosphodiester phosphodiesterase family protein gives MPLTRTGVLLSTLLGCLVVLSQTGYLTEVNAAEEPVHLGPRPLYLIDDMDPSPLKEQLLQCKTGPFFTSDFSIGHRGAALQFPEHTKESYLAAARMGAGIIECDATFTKDKELVCRHSQCDLHLTTDILSKPELAAKCSQPFSPADGNGVKASAKCCTSDISLAEFRTLRGKMDGANAQAATVDEYLKGTANWRTDLYAPKGTLMTHKESIKLINELGLKFTPELKSASVAMPYNGNFSQQDYAQSLVNEYKAAKIDPSRVFLQSFDLNDVLYWIENEPEFGKQAVFLDSRYRGNAINPRDPSTFQPTMAELRDKGVKIIAPPLWMLLDLSDDGAIIPSAYALEAKKAGLNIITWTLERSGPLENGGGWYFNTVKEAINNDGDMMVVLHILAQEVGVMGVFSDWPATTTYYANCMKLN, from the coding sequence ATGCCCCTCACCCGTACAGGAGTATTGCTGTCCACACTTCTTGGATGCCTGGTTGTTCTGTCTCAAACCGGATATCTGACCGAAGTAAATGCAGCTGAAGAACCTGTTCATTTAGGCCCTCGTCCCCTTTACCTGATCGACGACATGGATCCAAGCCCACTCAAAGAGCAGCTTTTGCAGTGCAAGACCGGGCCATTTTTCACATCGGATTTCTCTATCGGCCATCGCGGCGCTGCCCTTCAGTTTCCTGAACATACTAAAGAATCATACTTGGCGGCCGCCCGAATGGGTGCCGGTATAATCGAATGTGACGCTACTTTTACGAAAGACAAGGAACTTGTCTGCCGCCATTCCCAATGTGACCTGCATCTCACAACAGATATCCTCAGTAAGCCGGAGCTGGCAGCAAAATGCAGCCAACCCTTTAGCCCCGCAGATGGCAACGGCGTAAAAGCTTCCGCTAAATGTTGCACATCAGACATCTCGCTTGCCGAATTTAGGACTCTCCGAGGAAAGATGGACGGTGCCAACGCACAGGCGGCGACCGTTGATGAGTATCTGAAAGGAACAGCCAACTGGCGGACGGACTTGTATGCGCCCAAGGGAACATTGATGACGCATAAGGAAAGTATCAAGCTAATTAACGAACTTGGATTGAAATTTACACCAGAGCTAAAATCCGCCTCTGTTGCCATGCCTTACAATGGCAATTTCAGCCAACAGGACTATGCCCAATCTCTGGTAAATGAATACAAGGCTGCAAAAATCGACCCCTCCCGAGTATTCTTGCAGTCGTTCGATTTGAACGATGTCCTTTACTGGATTGAAAATGAGCCGGAATTTGGCAAACAAGCTGTATTTCTTGACAGTCGCTACAGAGGAAATGCCATAAATCCCAGGGATCCAAGCACATTTCAGCCAACGATGGCAGAGCTCCGTGACAAAGGTGTGAAAATAATTGCCCCTCCATTATGGATGCTACTAGATTTGTCAGACGACGGTGCCATTATCCCGTCCGCTTACGCACTCGAAGCAAAGAAAGCCGGGCTGAATATTATTACTTGGACATTAGAGCGATCTGGCCCTCTTGAAAATGGTGGTGGCTGGTACTTCAACACAGTTAAAGAAGCCATCAATAACGACGGGGATATGATGGTTGTCCTACATATCTTGGCGCAAGAGGTTGGTGTAATGGGCGTTTTTTCCGACTGGCCCGCCACAACAACATATTACGCAAATTGCATGAAGTTGAATTAG
- a CDS encoding CYTH domain-containing protein produces MEIERKFFVKNDSWKSKTLSSTEITQFYLTGQGQFPSVRLRIAGDKGFLTIKYASVSDKILARDEYEYAVPVQDVEAQIDHATGSIIQKTRYIVQGADERIWEIDVFHNPSNIPVIAEIELASLDAQVSLPDWVGKEVTSDHTYSNLAMSFRSK; encoded by the coding sequence ATGGAAATTGAGCGTAAATTTTTCGTCAAAAACGACTCCTGGAAATCGAAAACACTGTCATCAACCGAAATTACTCAATTTTATCTAACGGGCCAAGGTCAATTCCCCTCTGTTCGCCTCCGAATAGCAGGCGACAAGGGTTTTCTGACCATTAAATATGCGTCCGTTTCCGACAAAATTCTCGCACGCGACGAATATGAGTACGCTGTACCTGTACAGGATGTTGAAGCACAAATAGATCACGCGACCGGATCCATTATTCAAAAGACGAGATATATCGTACAGGGGGCAGATGAAAGGATTTGGGAGATTGATGTATTCCATAACCCTTCCAATATTCCTGTCATCGCTGAAATTGAACTGGCATCACTTGATGCGCAGGTCTCTCTGCCTGACTGGGTTGGAAAAGAGGTCACGTCGGACCATACATACAGTAACCTGGCAATGTCCTTCCGCTCAAAATAG
- a CDS encoding DMT family transporter, translating into MTLPHIALALAISVIWGLTFVASKIGLDHYSPLFFTSLRFLLVAGLLLPFLRVVKGSMKSVLWIAVTVGIFHFSFMYLGIEAAGGVTAVAIASQMIAPFSLLLAVIFLKETIGWRRILGIVLAFTGVMVLGFDPVIFSQIEGVILVTIAALFMSVGLVLMRQIKNVGTMNMQAWIATISGPPLLLLSLGTETGQWASILATDWEAAGAIAFIVVITTIISHGSWYYLLQRYPIAVLTPFGLLAPIFGVVFGVIFFSEPISVKFVLGASITLVGVAIINMRNAGKNKILSQEPEF; encoded by the coding sequence ATGACATTACCTCATATCGCGCTTGCCCTTGCGATCAGTGTTATATGGGGACTTACCTTTGTTGCATCGAAAATAGGATTGGATCATTACTCTCCTTTATTTTTTACGTCTTTACGATTTTTGCTTGTTGCTGGCCTTTTGCTTCCATTCCTGCGGGTTGTAAAAGGAAGCATGAAATCGGTTCTCTGGATTGCCGTCACAGTTGGAATTTTCCACTTTAGTTTCATGTATCTCGGAATTGAGGCCGCGGGTGGTGTTACGGCTGTTGCGATTGCCAGTCAAATGATTGCCCCGTTTTCTCTATTGCTCGCAGTTATCTTTTTGAAAGAAACTATTGGCTGGCGTCGTATTCTAGGAATTGTTTTGGCTTTTACCGGCGTTATGGTACTTGGGTTTGACCCGGTCATATTTAGCCAGATCGAAGGGGTAATCCTCGTGACTATTGCCGCTTTGTTTATGTCTGTCGGTCTTGTCCTGATGCGACAGATAAAGAATGTTGGCACGATGAATATGCAGGCTTGGATTGCCACAATATCCGGGCCGCCTTTACTTTTATTGTCATTGGGAACAGAAACAGGTCAATGGGCTTCAATTTTGGCGACAGATTGGGAAGCTGCTGGTGCCATCGCCTTTATCGTCGTCATAACCACCATTATTTCACATGGTAGCTGGTATTATCTATTGCAGCGCTACCCGATTGCTGTGCTGACGCCGTTCGGATTGCTCGCGCCGATTTTTGGTGTGGTATTTGGCGTGATATTCTTTTCCGAACCAATTTCTGTAAAATTCGTTTTGGGTGCATCAATTACCTTGGTTGGTGTTGCCATCATCAATATGAGAAATGCCGGAAAGAACAAGATTTTAAGTCAAGAGCCCGAATTTTGA
- a CDS encoding DMT family transporter produces the protein MSTAPSPSLYLRHLALLVSVVMLGLSFVGVRSIMMTNESPATLGFIRYGFAVLLLLPFLWRLKPPKLPPQIILIVILLGFLQFGLFHIFVNTALQDISASRGAVIFALIPIVTMLIATVSGRDTLSILKVFAALLSFAGVSLAIGEKAFEEGESGGSWLGEILFFLAICCGATYNAFSARLLRNYPVLLLTVIGMTAGSALVFPFALYEGFPNNIFAYSTHDWLWLLYLAGPAAAFSLFLFNWGLEMLSPSQAAIYVPIAPVMAAAFSAIILDENLSSLFLVGLACAIAGPVLMYWRKT, from the coding sequence ATGAGTACCGCGCCTTCCCCGTCTCTCTATTTACGACATTTGGCATTGCTCGTATCCGTCGTGATGCTCGGACTTTCTTTTGTTGGTGTGCGCTCAATTATGATGACAAATGAAAGCCCAGCGACGCTGGGTTTCATAAGATATGGATTTGCCGTACTTCTCCTACTTCCTTTTTTGTGGCGATTGAAACCACCGAAACTTCCGCCGCAAATAATTCTGATCGTAATTCTCCTGGGGTTCTTGCAATTCGGACTGTTTCATATTTTTGTCAATACGGCATTACAGGATATTTCGGCTTCTCGCGGAGCCGTCATATTCGCGCTTATACCCATCGTGACCATGTTGATCGCAACGGTTTCCGGGCGGGACACGCTCAGTATACTCAAAGTATTCGCGGCTCTTCTCTCTTTTGCCGGTGTATCGCTTGCCATCGGTGAGAAAGCTTTTGAGGAAGGAGAGTCAGGCGGAAGCTGGCTTGGCGAAATCTTGTTCTTTCTCGCCATTTGCTGCGGCGCCACTTACAATGCGTTCTCTGCCCGCCTCCTCAGGAATTATCCTGTTCTTCTATTAACCGTGATCGGTATGACGGCGGGTAGCGCATTGGTTTTTCCCTTTGCGCTATATGAGGGATTTCCGAATAACATATTTGCTTACTCGACTCATGATTGGCTGTGGCTTCTGTATCTAGCTGGTCCCGCAGCAGCATTTAGTTTGTTTCTTTTTAACTGGGGTCTTGAAATGCTCTCCCCCAGTCAAGCCGCAATTTACGTGCCCATTGCACCCGTTATGGCGGCAGCTTTCAGTGCCATTATCTTAGATGAAAATCTTTCAAGCCTGTTTCTGGTTGGCCTAGCCTGCGCCATTGCTGGACCAGTTCTTATGTACTGGCGTAAGACCTAA
- a CDS encoding sulfite exporter TauE/SafE family protein, whose product MISILAIGFLIGLQHALEADHVAAVASMASRNQSMIRTIRRGALWGVGHTVALLAVGLIIILMDKAVPNTLAHWLEFAVGVMLVLLGADVIRRLIKERVHFHLHQHEDSEVHIHAHSHRGEGAHQQSSHHHNHEQNFSTRVFAVGIMHGLAGSAALILLIAGTIESPIIGLLYIALFGFGSIVGMATLSFVIAIPLRYSAHAMTWAYNGLQMTIGIATMGLGTYTMYSLGIA is encoded by the coding sequence ATGATTTCAATTCTAGCGATCGGCTTTCTCATCGGCCTACAACATGCATTGGAGGCAGATCATGTCGCCGCTGTTGCAAGTATGGCGTCTCGCAATCAGTCCATGATCCGAACAATCCGACGAGGGGCGCTTTGGGGTGTCGGACACACGGTTGCGTTACTCGCGGTTGGCTTGATCATTATATTAATGGACAAAGCGGTTCCAAATACGCTGGCTCATTGGCTGGAGTTTGCTGTTGGAGTTATGCTTGTTCTTCTGGGTGCCGATGTTATTCGGCGCCTAATAAAGGAACGCGTTCATTTTCACCTTCATCAGCATGAAGATTCTGAAGTTCACATACATGCACATTCCCATCGCGGAGAAGGTGCTCATCAACAATCTTCCCATCACCATAATCATGAGCAAAACTTTTCCACTCGGGTATTCGCCGTCGGTATTATGCATGGCTTGGCAGGATCTGCAGCATTGATCCTTTTGATCGCCGGAACGATAGAAAGCCCGATCATTGGATTGTTATATATTGCATTATTTGGCTTTGGATCGATTGTTGGCATGGCGACACTTTCATTCGTAATCGCCATTCCTCTACGTTATTCCGCACATGCCATGACCTGGGCTTACAATGGGTTGCAAATGACAATTGGCATCGCAACTATGGGTCTAGGTACCTACACAATGTACTCGCTTGGTATTGCATAG